TACGTATGCAGAAGAGATGGAGTCATTAAAAAAAGAATTAAAGGAAATAGACATGCCTGCGAGGGTCAAAGATAAACCTCGTGATTTTGAGCCTCGTGATTATGAGTATAATTTCGCTCCACGGGTATTTAATTTTGGTGAGAATCGTATCAAATCCGATATCGACGAGATGCATGTCAAGGTACAGCCAAAGGTCAGGATCAAATCAGGTGCTGGAGGGAATACTTTTTATTTTGATGATGGTAGAGATGGGCCTAAGATATATGGCCTGGGTAGAGGTATGTTTCCTGGTAGAGACAATGATCCCATCAATTGGGTCATTGAGGGTGATTCAAGCGATTTAAAAATTGCCGGAGACAAACTGATCATTAAAGATGAACATGGTGATGTGATCATTGACTTCAGTGATGACTTTAGAGGTTTGGGGAATAATTTATACGGCCTGGATCATTTAAAGGGTTTAAAATCCCTGAGAGATATATCTGAGCTGAAAAAACTTTATTCTGAAGACATGATGAATAAGCTGGAAAGAGCCAAAATGTTAGACAATGATAGACTCTTATGGTCAAAAGAAAAATCAGATAAATATATGGAGCATTCCCGCAAACTTTTAGATGATGCTCAATCACACCAAAAAGAATTATTAGATAAAATGCAATGGAAATTAGCTGACGATATGGATGCAAGGAAGTTTTTTAAAGATGGCCAGGGATTCAATCTGCTTTCAGGGAAAGGCAAGCTGGATCAAATCATTCAAGACAAACTGGTCGACGATCATATCATCAAATCAGGAGACAAATATGAGTTTAAGATCAATGAAAAAGACCTGCGAATCAATGGAAAAAAACAAGACCAAAAAACGTACAATGAATTCAAAGCACTTATCGAAGAAAAGACCGGATTCGAACTAAAAGAAAACACTTCTTTCACATTCAGTGGATCCGGCAAAAAAGATTAACGCACACCCTTGGTATAAATACTATAATTTTGCACTTCAAAAAATATAAAATGAAACAACTCATCCTCATAGCATTACTGTTTGTCGGTTTTGGTCAGATCTTAGCTCAATCTGAATCCAGCAAAAAACAAAAACGAGTCGTCACTATCGAAAAATCAAAAGATAAAGAGGGCAATGAAGTCATCGAAAAGAAAATCCTCGAAGGCGATGCAGTCAAAAAAGATATGGAGTGGAATGAAAAAGGTGGTAGCACCATCAAAATAACCTCTGACAGCATGGGCCATCAAAAAAAGATCATTATCAATAGTGATATTGATATCGAGGACGACGATAACGAAGGGTATTTTGAAAATAAGGGTGCCAGCTATACCGAACGCACGGTAGTGATAAAAAAGAATGCCGATGGCAGTGTGGAAATCAAAGAAAAGTCCGGCAGCGATCTGGGCGGAGAGTTTAATTTAAAAGTTGATAGTACGGAGGCTAAAAAACCTAATATCGGTGTGACCTTAAATGATGACCTTAAGATTACCAGTTTGATTCGCGGAGGCGCAGCCGAAATAGGTGGCTTGGAGTCCGGTGACTTATTGACCCATCTGGATGGCACTTTTATTGACGACTATGATCATCTTAAAGAGTTGTTGTCCAAAAAACATGTAGGCGATAAAGTGACCTTGACCTACCTGCGTGATCGTAAAGAAATGAAGTCCACCATCACCCTAAAGGGGGGAAGTACACGCGTATATTTTAACAAGTAATATTAATGACAAGTTAAATTAGAAGATCTCGTTGTTAAGATCAAAAATCAAGCAACCTTTGTCTTTAATATTACATCCTTATTCAGTATTCAGTCCCTACCAAAATTAACCTTACTCTGAATGATCAATACCTGGCTGCTTAGTCCAGGTTAGTATCTTGTTTTTAAAACTGTTCTAAACAGTCAGCAATGCTTGCCCGTATGTCTGTCGGTGTATGTCATGTACTCCTGACAGTAGCTTGTATTGCCTATTATTAAGGATTTAGTGAGTCTTTTCATATAACCCTGGTTTAATGGTTTCTGAAGTGCAACCAACCAGGGTTTTTTAATTTTCTGAATGAATGGAAATCATTTTTTTAGCATTGGAAAAAGCCTCCTGATATCAGCTTCTTTTGGTTGGATGCCATATTCGCAAATCTCAAAGACTTCAGCATATTTGACTTTAGATGCACGGTCAGTATCATACCATTTTTCAAGTGCGCTTTTTATTTCTGGAGTGATGGGTCGCGCTCTTTGGGCAGTCAGCCAGGCCAATCGTTCTGTATCACCGGTGGGGACCTGATCAGCATAACCTCCTATCCAGGGTAGCCATTCAAAAAACTGTGATTCATGTGCGGCCATAGAGTAGATCTTGCGATCATAAACGGAGGTTATGTCAATAGCGATATCCGGCCTGAATGGATTAGGCCTTTGGAATCTATCCTGGTAATATAAAAAAAGAGGATTCTTCTTCAATGGTTTGGTATCCGGAGCCACATTGGGTACAGCCACCATATAGGCTGCATCCTGGACCAACACTCCCGTATATCTATGATCCGGGTGATAATCGTTGGGCCGAGGAGCTAAAACGATATCTGCGTCCCATTCTCTAATCTTGCGGATGATCTGAAGTCGCACATTTAGGTTGGGTGTCAGCTCACCATCATGATTGTCCAGCACATCGTAAGTCACTCCAAACCTTTTACCTGCTTCCTGAGCTTCGGCCATCCTTCTTTTGGCCAATACACCACCACCTTGTGTCTGATGCCCGGCGTCTCCATTGGTGACGGATACAAATTTAACAGCATAACCCATCGAAGCCCACAAAATCGCTGTACCACCTCCACCCTGGTCGCAATCATCCGGATGAGCACCGATCAAAATGACGCGCAACGGAATAGACTGCGCTGAAAGTATGGATATCCAAGATCCAAATGCCAGTAGGATGGCAAAAAATAGCTTTTTCATGAATGGTTATATTTATAGTATTTTCATTAAAAATAGGACCTTCTTATGAAACCATTGTTTAAATCAAGTATTATTTTGGTCTCAGTTCTGGGGATATCGTTATGCATTCATTATCCTTTAAGCTCACAGGCAAATCAATTTTCAACACCCACCGGCAAAAAAGCAATCTTACATATCGCCGCTTCCTTGGATTTTGAGTTGACCGGTGATACGGCAGCAACTGCATGGAGTAAAACCACCTGGACTGATCTGGTCCAAACGAATCAAACCAATGCCCTTAGACAGACCAGGGTCAAGATCATGTATTCAACTACAGGGATATATTGTTTGTTCTGGTGCGAAGACCCTACGATCACTGCTACCCTGCAAAAGGACTTCGAGGATCTTTACAATGAAGATGTAGTAGAATTTTTTTTCTGGACCGACGAAAACCATCCCTTGTATTTTGAATATGAATTATCACCACTAAACCATGAGTTGGCCATATTAGTGCCCAATCATCAGGGTGTGTTTTTTGGATGGGCTCCGTGGCATTATGAGGGTGAGCGCCTGACGAGGCATAAGACCACGATATTAAAGAGTGGTGATCAGACTACAGGCTGGGTAGCGGAATGTTTTATCCCTTATACATTGCTCAAACCTCTTGGCAATGTACCACCTAAAAAAGGAACTACCTGGAGAGCCAATATGTATAGATTGGATTACGACAATGATCAAACCCGATGGTCCTGGCAACCCATCCGTAAAAACTTTCACGACTATAACCGGTTTGGGACTATTTTATTTGATTGACAACGTAGTGGACCCTAGTCTCTCGCAGATACAATCCATCCATTAAATTCCTTTCATAGTCAAACTTATTCTCTTTCTCACCAGGTCCACTTCGAGCACTTTTACATGGACCTGTTGTTGCAGTTTGACCACAGTGTTTGGATCAGATACGAATTTATCTGCCAATTGCGATATATGTACCATGCCGTCTTGCTTCACTCCAAGGTCGACAAAACATCCAAACTTGGTGATATTGGTGATGATGCCAGGAACTATCATACCAGGTGACAGGTCTTCAGGTTTTTTTACATCAGCAAAAGCAAATGGTTTGATCATCTCCCGTGGATCGCGTCCAGGCTTTTCCAGTTCTTTTAAAATATCCTTCATCGTCTCCATGCCTGCAGTCTCCGTGATAAAATCTCCAGGTATGATTTTTTTTCTTTGACCTTCCTGGCGAATCAGCTCCTCGACCGTACTGTTTATACTTTGAGCCATGCGATGCACGATTCCGTAACTTTCAGGATGTACAGCACTATTATCTAAAATATTTTGCGCTCCGGGTATCCGTAAAAATGCTGCACATTGCTCAAAAGCCTTCTCTCCAAGCCGTGGCACTTTTAATATTTGGCTGCGGCTAGTAAAGGCACCATGGGTATTCCTGTATGTGATGATATTGTCTGCAGTCTTTTCGTTTAATCCGGATACATAGGTCAGGAGACTTTTACTGGCAGTGTTTAGATTGACCCCTACCTGGTTGACACAATATGCCACGACTACATCGAGACTGTCCTTGAGTTTGTGTGGATCCACATCATGCTGATATTGTCCGACGCCGATAGATTTGGCATCGATTTTTACGAGCTCTGCGAGTGGATCAGCCAGTCGCCGTCCGATAGATACTGCACCGCGCACAGTAAGATCTTTGTCAGGAAATTCTTCTCTGGCTAGCTCAGAAGCAGAATAGATAGATGCCCCGTTTTCATTGACCATATATATTTCAATTGGCTGTTCAAAAACAAGGGGCCGGACAAAAGCTTCGCTTTCCCGGCCTGCGGTACCATTGCCGATGGCTATAGCTTCTATCTTATACTTTTTACATAATTCAAGGATACGATTGGTAGCTCGTTGAACCTCTTTTTGAGGTTCATGGGGATAAATAATGTCATCGATCAGCAACTTCCCTTCCTGGTCGAGGCATACTATTTTACACCCTGATCTGAATCCCGGGTCGATGGCCAATATTCTTTTGCTGCCTAATGGAGGGGCCAGCAGCAATTGTTTTACATTTTCAGCAAAGACTTTGATGGCTTCATCATCTGCCTTGACTTTTGCCTGATGCCTGGCTTCTGTCTCCATCGACGGCAGTAAGAGCCGTTTGTATGCATCTTTGAGTGCCACCCATATCTGTTCACTACATGCATTGTTCCTTCGGATAAAATGATGACTCAGTTTTTGTAAAGTCATATCCTCGTCTGGTGCAATCGAAACTTTTAAATAGCCTTCTTCTTCGCCTCTGAGAAGGGCAAGCACCCTATGGGATGGACACCTGTTCAGACTTTCCTCGTATTTAAAATAATCTTTGTATTTGAGGCCTTCTGTTTCTTTGCCTTTGGCCACTTTAGCATAGATTATTCCCTGCCTGGCAAACAGACTCCTTACGATAGCCCTTGCCTGAGTATCTTCATTGATGATCTCTGCGATGATGTCCCTGGCTCCCTGTAACGCTTCTTCTGCCGTGCTTATCTGTTGATTCAAGTATCGATTAGCCTCCAGCTCCGGTTGGCCATTGGGCTCAGCAGTCATCCAGAGAGCGAGTCGCTCTAATCCATTTTCGCGTGCTACCGTGGCTTTGGTTTTGCGTTTTGGTTTGAATGGGAGGTAGATGTCTTCAAGGATATTTGGATCCCAGCTTTCCTGTATAGATTTCTCCAAAGCAGGTGTGAGTTTGCCCAGTCCCGAGATCGTATCGAGCATGGTTTGTTTTCTTTTTAAAAGATCTTCATACTTATTTTTTAGCTGCCTGATTTGTTCGATTTGCACTTCATCCAGCGAATGAGTGAGTTCTTTGCGATACCTGGCTATAAAAGGGGTAGTGGCACCTTCCTCAAGGAGTTTGATAGTAGCCATGACCTGTTCATGACGAATGGATAGCTGACTGGCGATAAGTGGAGTATATTCTGACGGCATATAGAGACAATAATAAAGCTTATACTGTAATGTTCGCTAATGTGCAGTCCCAGGCTAATTCATTTAAATATTGGAATCCAAAATCACCTTCCATGGTCCATCGGTCGTTTTCTGCCATATCAATATATATTTGCCTGCATAAGAGCCACTACCCTGACCAATTTCAAAAACTTCTGCGTCATTGACCCGCAGGGTGAATAAAGGGGTAAGGGTGAGGTGATATCCAGGACTGTTCATGTACTGATATTCTCTGATAATGTCCTCTGTACCCTGGATGATTGGCTTGTGATTGTAATAAATAGCTCGTGGTGCATATAGCTGAGATACTAGTTGATTTACCTGATGCTGATTGCACAATTTCATCCAGGCTTGGCGTTGTACATCGATCAATGGATCTATGGTCGAATATGCCTGACCGGGAGCGATATATTCAAGTTCTTTTTTCCTGCTTCCGGTTTTGGTATTCCAGATGATCAACCGTCTGTATTGATGTTGATCTGTAGTCCTGAATCCACTGATCTCGTAGATGATGCTTGAATCTCCGGTCGCAGGTGTACTGTACAGCATAAAAGCCGAATCTATCTTCATCGGATGCTCTGACAAATAACGAAGGATGTCAGCTTTGCCTACTTTTAATGGTTCAGAGTGGACCATCAGCACAGCATGGTCGAGATAATTATTTTCCAAAGGATCTTGCTCGCTCAAGGATCGACTTATAGGTGCCGTCACCTTATCTGTAGATACCTTAGAAGCTATATTTGAGGATGATTGGTTAGAAGAATTGCAAGCAATTTGAAATGCCACACTAATGACTAAAAGATAACAATGAAACTTGTCAATAATCATAATTCTAAGAATTTTTATCTTCTTGCTTGTTCCGTTTTTG
The window above is part of the Saprospiraceae bacterium genome. Proteins encoded here:
- a CDS encoding PDZ domain-containing protein, with product MKQLILIALLFVGFGQILAQSESSKKQKRVVTIEKSKDKEGNEVIEKKILEGDAVKKDMEWNEKGGSTIKITSDSMGHQKKIIINSDIDIEDDDNEGYFENKGASYTERTVVIKKNADGSVEIKEKSGSDLGGEFNLKVDSTEAKKPNIGVTLNDDLKITSLIRGGAAEIGGLESGDLLTHLDGTFIDDYDHLKELLSKKHVGDKVTLTYLRDRKEMKSTITLKGGSTRVYFNK
- a CDS encoding PIG-L family deacetylase, which codes for MKKLFFAILLAFGSWISILSAQSIPLRVILIGAHPDDCDQGGGGTAILWASMGYAVKFVSVTNGDAGHQTQGGGVLAKRRMAEAQEAGKRFGVTYDVLDNHDGELTPNLNVRLQIIRKIREWDADIVLAPRPNDYHPDHRYTGVLVQDAAYMVAVPNVAPDTKPLKKNPLFLYYQDRFQRPNPFRPDIAIDITSVYDRKIYSMAAHESQFFEWLPWIGGYADQVPTGDTERLAWLTAQRARPITPEIKSALEKWYDTDRASKVKYAEVFEICEYGIQPKEADIRRLFPMLKK
- a CDS encoding carbohydrate-binding family 9-like protein, whose product is MKPLFKSSIILVSVLGISLCIHYPLSSQANQFSTPTGKKAILHIAASLDFELTGDTAATAWSKTTWTDLVQTNQTNALRQTRVKIMYSTTGIYCLFWCEDPTITATLQKDFEDLYNEDVVEFFFWTDENHPLYFEYELSPLNHELAILVPNHQGVFFGWAPWHYEGERLTRHKTTILKSGDQTTGWVAECFIPYTLLKPLGNVPPKKGTTWRANMYRLDYDNDQTRWSWQPIRKNFHDYNRFGTILFD
- a CDS encoding RNA-binding transcriptional accessory protein translates to MPSEYTPLIASQLSIRHEQVMATIKLLEEGATTPFIARYRKELTHSLDEVQIEQIRQLKNKYEDLLKRKQTMLDTISGLGKLTPALEKSIQESWDPNILEDIYLPFKPKRKTKATVARENGLERLALWMTAEPNGQPELEANRYLNQQISTAEEALQGARDIIAEIINEDTQARAIVRSLFARQGIIYAKVAKGKETEGLKYKDYFKYEESLNRCPSHRVLALLRGEEEGYLKVSIAPDEDMTLQKLSHHFIRRNNACSEQIWVALKDAYKRLLLPSMETEARHQAKVKADDEAIKVFAENVKQLLLAPPLGSKRILAIDPGFRSGCKIVCLDQEGKLLIDDIIYPHEPQKEVQRATNRILELCKKYKIEAIAIGNGTAGRESEAFVRPLVFEQPIEIYMVNENGASIYSASELAREEFPDKDLTVRGAVSIGRRLADPLAELVKIDAKSIGVGQYQHDVDPHKLKDSLDVVVAYCVNQVGVNLNTASKSLLTYVSGLNEKTADNIITYRNTHGAFTSRSQILKVPRLGEKAFEQCAAFLRIPGAQNILDNSAVHPESYGIVHRMAQSINSTVEELIRQEGQRKKIIPGDFITETAGMETMKDILKELEKPGRDPREMIKPFAFADVKKPEDLSPGMIVPGIITNITKFGCFVDLGVKQDGMVHISQLADKFVSDPNTVVKLQQQVHVKVLEVDLVRKRISLTMKGI